The Daucus carota subsp. sativus chromosome 2, DH1 v3.0, whole genome shotgun sequence genome includes a window with the following:
- the LOC108207320 gene encoding protein FAR1-RELATED SEQUENCE 5-like, giving the protein MGSSEELVWWSEMMVEVGGGDSMVVLRCCICTSVSFLALELELYAMENTSRNTEVHSNSDACSNTVFDHHRIDENFDVDFRELGKDWIPECAEGLKPYIDQRFSDLDKAFIFYKEYGRSSGFDVRRSTERSDKDGNTIEKYFVCSRSGRPDDKNVDGKLQKRRRTVSTKCECHADLVLASHQLGGFYVKKFTESHNHPFAGKGGMQFLRCSRSLTEFHRTFIFDASKSNIGASRAYTIFKSMIGSYEDVGATVVDFKNFARDIKQHIGKHDADMIVQKFRDIQESSDSSFRFEYRTDSGNHLTQLFWADGEGRKNYEVFGDAVSFDATYRTNKYGMVFIPLVGIDNHWKSVTFGAILLEREDNENYIWACESFKKVFGKDPKCIITDQDLAMKAALQISFPLVKHRLCMWHIMKKFPSKLGTVFCAESGFMDKLGRVIWADHITPDEFEQGWLDAVDEFDLNENVWLKEMFDMRSLWIPAYFNDEPMVGLMRTTSRSESSNFYFGNYVQRGDTLSEFYICYQSAIEKQRNNAKKLTHYDDFTPKTITDREIEKDAIRLYTRDLFYKVQEEIRAGCMDIILLGMTCLDNVKKIKIQEPGKRTRIFEVELNMETHFIECSCKLFTRVGYLCSHAFFCLGICGIRTIPRQYVSNRWLKNAVERFSTLELGEISDRDATILSRRVQTQDCWFEFQGCLSDASGNADVLEYIKNGLSSMGKHITTTMKKPRTRLNSEQIEELIDSRVVNEITIQNPNKSNNKGSRKRIISGAEKSIGCNKRKMRKCATCQEYAYHDSRTCPEKT; this is encoded by the exons atgGGTTCATCGGAAGAGTTGGTGTGGTGGTCGGAGATGATGGTGGAGGTTGGTGGTGGTGACAGTATGGTGGTTTTGCGATG TTGTATCTGTACAAGCGTCTCTTTCCTTGCCCTCGAACTGGAGCTTTATGCGATGGAGAACACTAGCAGGAACACTGAAGTGCATTCGAATTCTG ATGCTTGTAGCAATACTGTGTTTGATCACCATAGGattgatgaaaattttgatgttgATTTCCGAGAGCTTGGTAAAGATTGGATCCCTGAATGTGCCGAGGGATTGAAACCATACATTGATCAGCGTTTTAGTGATCTTGATAAAGCTTTTATTTTCTACAAGGAATACGGTAGATCATCTGGATTTGATGTACGTCGTTCCACTGAAAGGAGTGACAAGGATGGTAATACTATAGAGAAGTATTTTGTTTGCTCAAGATCCGGACGTCCTGACGACAAAAATGTTGATGGAAAACTCCAAAAGAGGAGGAGAACAGTTTCAACAAAGTGTGAATGCCATGCAGACCTTGTGCTTGCTTCACATCAACTAGGTGGTTTTTATGTGAAAAAGTTCACAGAATCGCACAATCACCCTTTTGCAGGAAAGGGAGGAATGCAATTCCTAAGGTGTAGTAGGTCTCTAACCGAGTTCCACAGAACATTTATCTTTGATGCGTCCAAATCAAACATTGGTGCTTCACGAGCGTATAcaatttttaaatcaatgatCGGTTCATATGAAGATGTAGGAGCTACTGTTGTTGATTTTAAGAACTTTGCCAGGGATATTAAACAACACATTGGGAAGCACGACGCTGATATGATTGTCCAGaaattcagggatatacaagaATCTTCAGACTCGAGTTTTAGATTTGAATATAGAACCGACTCGGGAAATCATCTCACTCAATTATTCTGGGCAGATGGTGAAGGCAGGAAAAACTATGAAGTATTTGGTGATGCTGTTTCTTTTGATGCAACGTATAGGACAAACAAGTATGGCATGGTTTTCATTCCTCTTGTAGGAATTGACAATCACTGGAAGAGTGTGACTTTTGGGGCAATTTTGCTAGAACGGGAAGACAACGAAAACTATATATGGGCATGCGAATCTTTTAAGAAGGTGTTTGGTAAGGATCCTAAATGTATTATTACAGACCAAGATTTAGCAATGAAAGCTGCTCTTCAGATTTCCTTCCCACTTGTTAAGCATCGGCTTTGTATGTGGCATATAATGAAAAAATTTCCTTCTAAG CTAGGAACTGTTTTCTGTGCTGAATCAGGATTCATGGACAAACTTGGACGAGTAATCTGGGCAGATCACATAACGCCAGATGAATTTGAACAAGGATGGTTAGATGCTGTTGATGAATTTGACTTGAATGAGAATGTTTGGCTAAAAGAAATGTTTGACATGAGATCTTTGTGGATTCCAGCATACTTTAATGATGAACCAATGGTAGGACTTATGCGTACAACATCGAGGTCAGaaagttctaatttttattttggaaaTTATGTCCAACGAGGTGATACACTTTCAGAGTTTTACATATGCTATCAGAGTGCAATTGAAAAACAAAGGAACAACGCTAAGAAACTGACACACTACGATGACTTCACACCAAAAACAATTACAGATAGAGAGATTGAAAAAGATGCGATTAGACTTTACACAAGGGATCTGTTTTACAAGGTTCAAGAAGAGATAAGAGCTGGTTGTATGGATATTATCCTATTGGGCATGACTTGTCTGGACAATGTGAAGAAAATAAAGATCCAAGAACCAGGGAAGAGAACCAGGATTTTTGAG GTTGAACTTAACATGGAAACACATTTTATTGAATGTTCGTGCAAACTGTTCACCAGGGTTGGCTATCTATGTTCCCATGCCTTTTTCTGCCTTGGTATTTGTGGAATTAGAACAATACCGCGACAGTATGTCTCAAACAGATGGTTGAAGAACGCAGTTGAGCGTTTCAGCACTCTTGAACTTGGAGAAATATCTGATAGAGATGCAACAATATTATCGAGGCGTGTGCAGACACAAGATTGTTGGTTTGAGTTCCAAGGCTGCCTAAGCGACGCATCTGGTAATGCTGATGTTTTAGAGTATATTAAAAACGGACTTTCTAGCATGGGGAAACACATAACAACAACAATGAAGAAACCAAGAACTCGATTAAACTCAGAGCAGATCGAAGAATTAATAGATTCTCGTGTTGTCAATGAGATTACAATACAGAATCCTAACAAAAGTAACAACAAGGGCAGCAGGAAAAGAATCATATCAGGAGCAGAGAAATCAATTGGGTGCAACAAGAGGAAAATGAGGAAATGTGCAACTTGCCAGGAGTATGCTTATCATGATTCAAGGACTTGTCCTGAGAAGACTTAA